Proteins encoded together in one Mus pahari chromosome 9, PAHARI_EIJ_v1.1, whole genome shotgun sequence window:
- the LOC110326104 gene encoding cuticle protein LPCP-23-like: MSIYISSRPIISLYISSPPIISLYISSPPIFYVSSPPIISFYVSSPPIISFYVSSPPIISFSKTLTKTQNHTGSDYLHKTKAVKSSSKEEEEEEEEEEEEGLLGSHSREAVGKTYICQLHLQELYVTMSTAHGPDVTMSTAHGPYVTMSTARGPYVTMSTAHGPYVAMSTAHGPYVAMSTVHGSYVAMSTAHGPYVTMSTARGPYVTMSTAHGPLLST; the protein is encoded by the exons ATGTCCATCTACATTTCCAGTCGACCAATCATCTCCTTGTACATTTCCAGTCCACCAATCATCTCCTTGTACATTTCCAGTCCACCAATCTTCTACGTTTCCAGTCCACCAATCATCTCCTTCTACGTTTCCAGTCCACCAATCATCTCCTTCTACGTTTCCAGTCCACCAATCATCTCCTT cagtaaaaccctaacgaagacacaAAATCACACTGGCTCTGATTATTTGCACAAGACCAAAGCAGTTAAAAGCTCtagcaaggaggaggaggaggaggaagaggaagaggaggaagaagggctcCTCGGGTCCCACTCCCGAGAAGCTGTTGGCA AAACATACATCTGTCAGCTCCACTTACAGGAACTTTATGTCACCATGTCTACTGCGCACGGGCCTGATGTCACCATGTCTACTGCGCACGGGCCTTATGTCACCATGTCTACTGCACGTGGGCCTTATGTCACCATGTCTACTGCGCACGGGCCTTATGTCGCCATGTCTACTGCGCACGGGCCTTATGTCGCCATGTCTACTGTGCACGGGTCTTATGTCGCCATGTCTACTGCGCACGGGCCTTATGTCACCATGTCTACTGCACGTGGGCCTTATGTCACCATGTCTACTGCGCATGGGCCTTTGCTGTCTACATGA